From Tursiops truncatus isolate mTurTru1 chromosome 13, mTurTru1.mat.Y, whole genome shotgun sequence:
AATCCTGGATTTTAAAAGGTGAAAGGGCAAGGTGTCCAGTTTTTTTGACAGCGTGGTTTGCTCCACTGTTAATTCAGGATCTGCCTGTGAACGTCAAATTTGTCATCGAGGGGATGGAGGAGGCTGGTTCTCTTGCCCTGGAGGAACTTGTCCAGAAGGAGAAGGCCGGGTTCTTCTCAAGCGTAGACTACATCGTGATTTCAGACAATCTGTGGGTCAGCCGGAGGACGCCCGCGCTCACGTGGGGGACGCGAGGGAACAGCTACTTCATGGTGGAGGTACTTGCCAACGGCAGCCGCCTGGAGGTGGATCTGTGCTGCGGTCCCGGCGGGGAGGACAGGGAGTAGACCCCGACCCGGGGGCGTGGCCCCGGGGGATCCAGGGTCCTGGGACTGGGGGAGTTCATGAAGACCCCAGCCGTGAACGCATGCGCTGTGTACGTTCTTCTGGAGAGAAGATTCAGAGGGGTTTGTGACTCCCCACGTTTTAGGAACTCCAGCTGTGAAACTTGGAGGCAGGCACGGGGGCACTGGGGTAAGGAGACTGACCGCCTGATCAGGTTCTGGGGATGCTGTGAGCGGCCGTTACCTGCTCTGCCCACCACGTCTTGGACAGAAAGAGAAGGGGTGCAGCACCGACAAGGCCGGCACCCGAGGTCTGGCTCATCCGACGAACAGCCTTGAGCGCACCTTAagtctgagcctgtttccttacCTCTCAAGTGAGCACACTAATCCTCCCAGGCTTGCTGTGATCACTAAAAGCGACCTCGAGTTCCGCCCTGACACGTAGTCTGCTTCCTGCTCCTTTTCTATTAATGCAGACAAGCTGTGATGGAGCCTGCAATTTAGAATCAGAAAGTCCTCCCTCATAGAGCAGCTGGAAACCGcaaagcgggggtggggtggtggtggggggtggtgtaTGAGAGCCAGAGGGCGGGTGCGACCCTGAGCCTGGAAGGGCTTCCGCTCTCCCGCCGGGGTCCCGGGCAGCTGCAGAAGCAGGGTGGGGTCCGAGCTGTGCAGGCCGTGGAACATCTCGCTGTCTGTCGTTGGCCTCTTTCTACTGCTGAGTCAGAAGGAAGTTTCTCTGCAGAGACGTGCTGGAAGTAGTCTCTGTGGGGAACAGGTGGGCAGGAAGAAGTGGCTGGCGGGCAGGTGAGGGTGTTTAGTCCCCTGTCCGAGCAGTGGGATATCGTTTGCAGCTGTGCTCAGGAGCCGGTGGTGGAGACACCCCAGTGGGCAGGATTGATCCAGGGCTTAGGCTGTGCCCGATGGTGTGATGGAGGAGACGAAGTCAGTCAAGACGTTGCCCATGGAGAGGCTGAAGGGATGCACAGGGGCATTCGGGTTGAATGGGGAGAAAAGAAGGACAGGAGGACGAGAGGTGGGGAGGTCTTGGATGGGTCGAGGGACTGGACGTCTTGCTGTGGCTTAGAACGGGAGAGGGCAGGCTCGTGACGagggggccaggaggagggaagcTGTGAGCAGAGGTGGGATAAGGCGGCAAAAGATTTCAGAGGTGGGGCCCTGCGACCCCAGAGCGCTTTGTTAGCATCCCTGCCTGATGAGATGCGGGTCCTAAGCTACAGTGACTAAATGGAAGATTCACCTGGCAGGGCTTTAAAGATGGCGATAGAGGCAGAGAAGGGCCAGCCGCCAGGAAAGGGGAGAGGCAATGGgtcaaagagaattaaaaaacccaaactcattaGAACTTGGGAACCGATTGGACATAATGTGCCTGGGAGAAATccaagatcatttttttttttaagattttttttgatggggGCCATTTTTAGAGTCTTTGTTGCATTTGTTACAatagtgcttctgttttatgttttggtttcttggccgcgaggcatgtgggatcttagctccccgaccagggatcgaacctgcaccccctgccctggaaggcgaagtcttaactactggaccaccagggaagtccccaacatcATTTTAAGGGGATAGATTTATAGGACTGGCATCTCTCCTTGTTTTGGAAACAGCAAGCTAGGAGGAAGTAATTGTAGGAGAAGATGTTCCCGTCTAGACCTCCTCAAGTTCAGAAGCTGGGAGCACACCAAAGTGTTATGTACCATAAGCGACTAGAAGCTTTAGGTCTTGTGAGTAGGTCAAAGGTCAGACCTACGGAAGGAGCACTGAGAGTCTGGCGGTTGTAAAGGAAGTCCCGTGGGCCTTGAAGCTCTGTGTGTAGAGTGATCCAAGGATTAAGACAGAAAAGAAGTCATCAGAGGAGACGTAAGTAGAATGGTCCTGCAGGAGGACAAGAACAAGGAGAAGAAAGTTTCCTGGAGAATTTTCTGGAAGGAGGGCTGAGCATGAGATGGCGTGAAACCAAGAGCAAGGCAACTGCGCTGCACGTCAGCCGTTAGGCCAAGGAGGGGCTGGTGGTCTGGGATTCGGCACTGTTGGTGGCCAGGCTGGGGCTGAGGTTGGTTTTGGGGAATTCAGTGGGACCTGAAGATGTGGGGGGCAGACGCTCCACATTGTGTGACGGAAGCACGGTGGTGACAATGTCAGCTGACCCCTGAGCACTGAGGGCCACCCGGGGCGGGTCTGCTGCCTGGTGAAAGGTGTCTCTGAGCAGCCACGGCGAAAAGCAGCTCCCTTCCCGTTCCCTGTCTTGCAGGTGAAGTGCAGAGATCAGGATTTCCACTCGGGGACCTTTGGTGGGATCCTTAACGAACCCATGGCGGATCTGGTCGCTCTTCTTGGTAATGTCTTCTTTCGTTTCACTTTTTAAGCATCAGGGAATCTGCTAACGTAGTTCTGTTTGACTCAGTTGTCTCCCCCTTGGTTTCCAGGCCAGCCCTGAATAAGGGTGGAGCGGAGGAAGACCACGGTCTTAGCTTCCCCCTTGGCTAAACGTTTCTTAGGCTTATTACGTCCACGTTGTTTCTCTTCATGGACTGAAACCCTTCCTCAATCCACCCCCTTTCCTTTCACTGGATGTTGCGACACATCCGGCTGTACTTGAGGATAGTGGCAGAGACCTTTCTGGAGAAGCATCCAGAGTTGGTGCCCAATCTACCCACACCTCTTGGCTTCCTTCCTGTGAGTCGCTGTGGTCCCACGTGGCTCAGCGACACCACTGAGTTTGCTCGTTGCCCCTGCCCGTGACCTCCTCAGGTGGTGGGCCTGGTGGATGCAGGTGggagtcgtgtgtgtgtgtgtgtgtgtgtgtgcgcgcgtgcgtgtgtgtttcCAGAGAGCCAGCTTGCCCACCTGACTCACCTGGAGCTCTTGCCTACATTCGGACAGCCCAGTCTCCGGGTGGATCCCGGAATTGAAGGAGGCTTCATCTCCAGGGCCTTGCTTGCACAGTCCTGGCAGGGACACTGCGCACGTTCATAGTCataatttggttctttttaaaaaagaggttttCAGGTTACATAAGCCTCAGACCTCGCAATACCTGGATCTTTCTCACCTTTCTCACcgttaaagaacaaagaaaatttgtTCTTTAACGGTAGTTGCATTATGGTTTTTACCTTATGAGCTATGGAGCATTTGGTGAAGCAGATAAACAAACCAGAAATGATCACGTACATCCTAAGACTTCTTCCAGCAGGTCCGCTGATTAGCTGTGTCCCACAGCCAGGTGTGATGTCCCAAGGGTGACTTTATGCAAATTTTACAACATGCCCCTTTTGGGCAAACTGCCAAAAAGCACTCCCTCTTTGGGAATCAATTAgcaaaaatctctcttttttccatATTGACACAGTTCTACCTTGGCCACGCCCTCCCGAATCCCCTTGGCCTCCGCAGCCTCCGACAGTGAACCACCAGCCCACGGGGCGACCTGTTGGGAGGTTGCCTCTGGGTCTTCAGTATCACCTTTATTCTAGAGCTTCCTGCTCCTTCATTGTCCAATTaaatccatctatctatctacctatctatctctctatccatccatccatccatccatccatgtcaTCAGCATCTGCTTCTTTTATAAATGCTCATTGATGATTTTTCACTCATTGCTGTTAATCCCCAAACTTTTTCACAAATAACAGAGCAGTGTATCTGCTTCGCCACTACGAAAGCTTTTGTGGTTATGACGTGGCTCGTAGACTAGACCTCAAGGCTGTTACGTTTTTGATTAAAGAtgagtatttattatattattgtggTGTGTGTAGGGGAGGGAGGTTGAGAAGAACGATGACTTTCAGTTTCTCAGGTTTGTACATatattcacatacatatatatttaaaatatttttctaatgaacACATTACTTTTTAACTCAGGATAAGATAAAACTAAAAAAGGAACCTTGTTTATGATGTAAGAGTGTAGCTGAGAACTTGCATGTAACACAGGTAAGTCACTCCAAATGTAACTGATTGCAGAGCCGTGTGTTTCCATCCCTTTGTCAACAAGGTGGACATTAAAACGGGTCTGACGCAGGCTGAGTCTTCCTGGTGACCGGCTCCTTTCTCCCACCGTCACCTCTAGGACGTGAGCTACTGACAAGTGGCTCTGCTGTAGGGCCCAGGGCCGGTCACAGGGCCGGTCGCAGGCCCGCTGCAGCCCCAGGAGGGTCCCTGAGGCTCTGCTCCAGGGCCAGGACCCCACGCACCTGTAGCTTCCACCCGCCTTTGTCTCCTGTGTGTCTCTCATAGGCAGCCTGGTGGACTCTTCTGGTCGAATTCTGATCCCTGGAATCTATGACCACGTGGCTCctgttacagaggaggaaaagagaacataCGAAGCCATCGATCTGGACCTTGAGGAGTACCGGAACAGCAGCCAGGTTAAGAAATTTCTGTTTGACACCAAGGTAGGTCACACGTTGACGGGTAACCTGAAAGAGGAACGATGAAAACCCGTATTTTCCCAGTGCCTAGTTTGCTATGTGCTGCTGTTCTGCACATCTCAGAGCTGAGAGCACATGCTAATCAGGGGCAGGTTTCCCTTCACGAAACCTCGTGGTCCTCGTGGTCTAGATCAACTGGGCCTTTTCTTGGGGTCCATCTGGCACCGGCCTCAGGCGCCTAACCACAGGGCAGTGATTCACTTCACAGCCGTGCGTTTCCAAACTGGCTTATGAGACTCAACCTCACGCCAGCCCTCAGCCAGTGAGCTGAGCTTCCTATCTGTCTGTTTAAAGGTTGAGAATAGACTGAGATCATTTCAGCTCCAAGACCcctaattattcattttttaaaagacaaaaccaaGAGCTTTACGGGGCTAATGTGTAAATTGCTACGTTGCTGTTTGAATGTAGTAAGTAAACCCAGAGCCCAAAGCATTGGCTACTGGTAAATTtagattttgttcttttcccttctacttctcctcctccttaaaataacaacaaaacccaaaacaaacaaacaaaaaagacccttGCCTGCTGTGGTGTTTGGTAGCTCTGGCTGGCTCCTGGGCAGACGCTCCAGGAGAGGGAAAAATGCCGAATACAGGTGGGGAGTTTACTCTTATGAAGTATGTCTCTTGCCTCAGACTAGCTCTCTGGTGGCCACTGGCTCAAAtgtctgtagatttctttgaaaccttctggaaaataaaatgcatttagcATATAAGTTATCATGGCAATGACTGGGGATAGAAATTTACAATTGAACCCCAGGTTTGGAAAGGGCCCCTTTGCCATCTATTAACTGCAAATCAGAGCTGGAGTGGTGAGGGGCCCTTGTCAGTGGAAGCAGCTAGGGCAGGTGAAGGCAGCAGAGGGTCTCAGGTCCTGAGGGAAAAGTCCACCTGTACTATTAGTCCAGACATATCTAAGTAAGGTGCTAATTAACTTGTCATGAATGGTGTCACAGATGTACAGAAATTGGTGATACAAGCAATATAATTCAACTGGGTTTTAACTAAACACTCCTCTAGAtagtaaaatgattttattttactttaggaGGAACTTCTAATGCACCTGTGGAGATACCCATCTCTTTCTATTCATGGGATCGAGGGCGCGTTTCATGAGCCTGGAGCCAAAACAGTCATCCCTGGCCGAGTGATAGGAAAATTTTCAATCCGTCTAGTCCCTCACATGAATATGTCTGTGGTGGAGAAGCAGGTAACCAGCGTGCATTTTTCTCCCGCCCAGTGGCAGTGCCATTTCTGAGCGCCGCACACCACAGTTTAGCGGGCAGTTCAGCTGTTCGCATagaagtatcattttttttttccagtacaaaAGGGACTGGAACAAATGTCAAGAAACTGATAAATTTTGTTCGGTAGAAACCTCTTTGCTCAATTATACGCAATTATAGTAGTCAGATAAGTAACCGTTTGGAGTTGGAGtgatgggaaattttaaaaaattaaatggtagCTATGAAGGCAAGATTGGTTTTACACCCAGATGGAGAAGCTAACTGCCTacggctgggctgagctgggacaTCTCAAGCTGCAGTCATCAGTTTGTGATGTCTGAAATCTACAGTCTGAAAGCAGCCATTTTAATGAAAACGTTCCTTATCTGGAGGGAGTGCCTGTCTCAGTTATCCACCAGTCATCAGTTTACCCCAAGTTTAACAGAAAGTAGACTCTGAATAAATAAGCTCAGGAAACACCTCATCCCACCCCCGTCTATCCCACTGTCCCTTTCATCGTCTTCTCAGTGCTGATTACATCCTAAAATactctccatccttcctccctccctccctttttgtCCCTCTGTCTACAACGTATAAATTCCACGAGGGCAGGACCCTCCTGGTCGTGCTCACAGCTGTGACCCCAGCACCCAGAACATTTCCTGCCACATGACAGGCGTCCATTAACATTGGTTGAAGCAAAtattggaatgatttttttttctttcttttttgccgCGCCACGCGGCCTGTGGGgtcccagttccccgaccagggattgaaactgggcccttggcagtgagagcgcggagtcccaaccactggagcgccagggaagtccctggaagggCTATTTTAGAGTATGGAGTTGTTCTCGGAGGATTTCCTGACTAGCGGCTGGAACAGAGCCAAGAAAGAGAAGGGCGCTGATGACACGGGTCCTTCACAGCTTAGCTTGGAACTGCTTCCACTTCTCAGAAATTTCCAAACGCATGGTATTCCCCATAAGAGTCATTAAGGTACTGGTAAGTCCAAAAAGAGTGGTCAGTCGTCAGATGGAGAAGTTGTACTTGTATTGTGTTTCATGATTACCAAAATTCATAATAACCAAACGTTAACAGTCAGACACCCTGGTGAGTATGCGGAGggtcagagctgggattggagGGTCTGGGGACAGAAGGGGAGTGAGAGCTCGCGTTCCTCCCACTGGCGAAGCTCCCAGTCCTGGAGCCCTGCTCACTCCACGCCATCCCTCCGGAAGAACTAAGGTAAAACCCAAATACTTGAATTTGTTGGGTTGAGATTTCATCAGTTTCTTGTTGAAAGACGACTGTATGTTCATGGTATGAGAGAATAACTTGAAACTGAAAATGTTCCTTTTAGGTGAAGCAGCATCTTGACTATATATTCTCCAAAAGAAATAGCTCCAACCAGATGACTGTATCTATGACGCTAGGACTACACCCGTGGGTTGCAAACATCAGAGATAATCAGTATCTTGCGGCAAAAAGAGCCATCAAAACAGGTTGGacttcagatatttttatttttttatttaaaaaaaaattttaacatctttattggagtataattgctttacaatggtgtgttagtttctgctgtataacaaagtgaatcagttatacatatacatatgttcccatatctcttccctcttgcgtctccctccctccctatcccacccctctaggtggtcacaaagcaccgagctgatctccctgtgctatgcggctgcttcccaccagctatctattttacgtttggtagtgtatatgtgtccatgccactctctcgcttcgtcccagcttaaccttacccctccccgtgtcctcatgtccattctctatgtctgcgtctttattcctgtcctgcccctaggttcttcagcacCAATGCCCTTCACCATTTCAGTAATTTGCTGAAGGGCACCCAGCTATTAGTGGCAAAGCCAGGGTTTAAGCTCACACCATGAGATTTGAATTTGGGGCAAAATGATGGACTTGAAAACCTCCAGTACTCCTGGAAATGATGACCAACATTTGAAAACATCCTTTTAAAGGCACAGCTGAACTCGCATGAAAGTAAAGGAAATCTTCTGGGACTAACAATGAAGGAGCTCAAATGTAGTGCAGTGAGCAAGCTGACACGGGCCGCCCCGCGGGGACTTGTTCTTCCTGCTCACAAGGAGGTGTGGGTTTTAGTGGTTTCGGGTCAGCACGAAGCAGACAACGAGACCCACTACATAAAAGCCTCGCTCCAAGAGCCACGCTCACCCTggacggggtgtgtgtgtgcaagctTGGCCGTCCTTGCTTGGGTTTTCGGTGAACACAGAGTCTCCCCTGAGAGTTTTGAACCATGGACCTGTCTTGGCATGGGTTTGGGTCTTTAATTACTGTGTGTGGTCGTGTTCTTCCCAAGCCCATCCTGGACTGCCTGGCTGGTGCAGATGGCCCCAAGGCAGGCCATGTGAGCTTTGCACTGAAGAAGCTTCCTGGATATGTGCTCCTTGTATAAAATTACAGAACACACAAGAAACTCAATTCCAGCCTATCCGCCTCTAAAACCAGCGGTCTTTTTTACAATGCCATTCTGCTTCTCCAGAGGTAGGGaatagctttatttgtaatttccTCAGCGGTGCCTGTTTTGACTTCGT
This genomic window contains:
- the CNDP1 gene encoding beta-Ala-His dipeptidase isoform X2, whose product is MNLYRVWVFCTTSKSPVLCVPPRCPATWLTSDTVFLETLKEWVAVESDSVQPVLRLRRELLRMTDLAADRLRNLGAHVDLVDAGFQQLPDGQSLPIPPIILAALGNDPKKPTVCFYGHLDVQPARREDGWVTDPHTLTEVDGKLYGRGTTDNKGPVLAWINAVSTFRALDEDLPVNVKFVIEGMEEAGSLALEELVQKEKAGFFSSVDYIVISDNLWVSRRTPALTWGTRGNSYFMVEVKCRDQDFHSGTFGGILNEPMADLVALLGSLVDSSGRILIPGIYDHVAPVTEEEKRTYEAIDLDLEEYRNSSQVKKFLFDTKEELLMHLWRYPSLSIHGIEGAFHEPGAKTVIPGRVIGKFSIRLVPHMNMSVVEKQVKQHLDYIFSKRNSSNQMTVSMTLGLHPWVANIRDNQYLAAKRAIKTVFGTEPDMIRDGSTIPIARIFQDTIQKSVMMLPLGAVDDGEHSQKEKINRWNYIEGSKLFAAFFLEMAKLH
- the CNDP1 gene encoding beta-Ala-His dipeptidase isoform X3, producing the protein MFSPSSPPTGLLEKVFQYIDLHQDEFVQTLKEWVAVESDSVQPVLRLRRELLRMTDLAADRLRNLGAHVDLVDAGFQQLPDGQSLPIPPIILAALGNDPKKPTVCFYGHLDVQPARREDGWVTDPHTLTEVDGKLYGRGTTDNKGPVLAWINAVSTFRALDEDLPVNVKFVIEGMEEAGSLALEELVQKEKAGFFSSVDYIVISDNLWVSRRTPALTWGTRGNSYFMVEVKCRDQDFHSGTFGGILNEPMADLVALLGSLVDSSGRILIPGIYDHVAPVTEEEKRTYEAIDLDLEEYRNSSQVKKFLFDTKEELLMHLWRYPSLSIHGIEGAFHEPGAKTVIPGRVIGKFSIRLVPHMNMSVVEKQVKQHLDYIFSKRNSSNQMTVSMTLGLHPWVANIRDNQYLAAKRAIKTVFGTEPDMIRDGSTIPIARIFQDTIQKSVMMLPLGAVDDGEHSQKEKINRWNYIEGSKLFAAFFLEMAKLH